A segment of the Neisseria chenwenguii genome:
TAAATATTGCCATTACCTATGCCCTGCTGATACATTATGCCGATAATCCCATTCTTTCCATCTTGAAAAACTGAGGAATATCATGTCTTTTGCATTTTTCTTTCCCGGTCAGGGCTCGCAGAGCCTCGGCATGATGAACGGCTTCGACGGACAAGCCGTCGTAAAAGCCACGTTTGACGAAGCTTCCGCCGTACTCGGCCAAGACCTGTGGGCGATGATCAACGGCGAAGACGCCGAAATCATCGGCCAAACCGTCAACACCCAGCCGATTATGCTAGCCGCCGGCGTCGCCACCTACCGCGCCTACCTCGAAACAGGCGGCAAAGCACCCGCCGTTGTCGCAGGGCACAGCCTCGGCGAATACACCGCCCTCGCTGCCGCCGGTGCATTGGATTTCGCCGATGCTGTCAAACTTGTGCGCCTGCGCGCCGAACTGATGCAGTCCGCCGTTCCGCAAGGCGTCGGCGCAATGGCCGCCATCTTGGGATTGGAAGACGAACAGGTGAAAACCATCTGCGCCGACACCGCGCAAGGCGAAGTGGTGGAAGCGGTTAACTTCAACTCGCCCGGCCAAGTCGTTATCGCAGGTAACGCCGCCGCCGTAGAACGCGCGATGGAAGCGGCCAAAACCGCCGGAGCCAAACGCGCCCTGCCGCTGCCCGTTTCCGTGCCTTCGCATTGCAGCCTGATGAAACCTGCTGCTGACAAACTGGCCGAAGCGCTGCAAAACGTCGAAATCAAAACCCCGCAAATCCGCGTTGTCCACAATGCCGACGTCGCCGCCCACTCTGACGCCGCGCAAATCAAAGACGCGCTGGTGCGCCAGCTTTACAGCCCCGTGCGCTGGACGGAAACCGTCAACGCCCTCGTTTCGGACGGCATTACCGAATCCGCCGAATGCGGTCCCGGCAAAGTGCTGGCAGGCTTGGCAAAACGGATAAACAAAGAAGCAGTCTGCACCGCGCTCACCAATTCCGAGCAGCTCGCCGCATTTATCGAAGCGCATCCATAAAAACTTTCAGACGGCCTTGTTTTGACGACAGGCCGTCTGAACGCACCTACACTTCAAAAAAACCGATTTGTCATCAAGCACGCGCTATGAAAAAAACCGTCATTCTCGCCATGCCCCACATTTACGGCTTCGACCAACAAATCGAAAACAATCTCCGCTTTCACGGCTTCGACGTCATCAATCTCTGTTACGACGACCGCGACTCGCGCTACCCGCATTTCGGCTGCCGGCTGCTGAGCACTTACCACAAAATCGTTACCAAAGATAAAAACTACAAAAAAACGCTGAAATATCTGCCTTTTCAGCCGGACATTCGTGCAAAACTCGCTTCATTGGGCGGACGGAAGGCCGATTACGCCCTCTGCATCCATTCCGACATCTACCCCAAAGAAATCATCGCCCAAATCCGCGAACACAGCGAAGTCTGCGTCAACTACCAATGGGACGGCATAGGCCGTTTTCCCGAAATCCTCCAATACCTGCCTTATTTCGACCAATGCTGGGTATTCGACCCCGAAGACGTCAAACGCTACCCCGAATGCCGTCTGAAAGCCACCACCAACTTCTTCTTCGACCTCCCCGTTGAAAGCAGCCTGCCCAACGATGCCCTGTATTTTCTCGGCGGCTACGAATCCCGCCGCGAAGAGCGTACCAAACTCTTTATCGAAGAAGCCCGCCGGCTCTGCATTCCGATGGATTTCCACATCTACTGCAAAGACGACCGTGCCCGCCGTGTTTTCGGTATCGACGGCATCACCTACCTCGACCGCTCCACCGCCTTGAGTTACGAAGAAAATATGGAAAAAGCCAAAAGCGCCAAAGCCATCGTCGATTTCGCCCAATTCGACCACTACGGCCTGTCGTTCCGCGTATTTGATGCCCTGCGTTTTGAGAAAAAACTCATTACCACCAACCAAACCGTTGCCGATACCGACTTCTACGATCCCGACAACATCTTCATCTGGACAAGCAACACCTTAGACGACCTCAAAGACTTTTTCAGACGGCCTTACCGCCCCGTGCCGTCTGAAATCAAACAGCAATATTCCTTCAAACATTGGGCATACCGGCTGCTCGGCATCCCGCTGCAAACCGCAGAAACCGAGTAAGGCCGCGCCATGAACGACCGCAAACCGACCATTGTTTTGGGAATGCCCGCCGACAACCAAATCCACAAAACCATCGAGTCCGCCCTGACTTATCACGGTTTCGATGTCATCAACATCGCCGTTGACGGCCAAGAATTCCGCTACCCCTCGTTTGCCTCCCGCCTGAGCGTCAAAATCAGGCAGGCTTTGGGCGACAAACACGCCAAACGCCGCCTGAAATCCCGACTGCTGACCGAATCGTTCGAACAGCAGCTCGACGCAGCGGGCGGCAGCGCAGATTATGCCCTGTTTATCCGCGGCGACACCTACACCCCCGAATTTCTGCAAGACGTCAAACGGCGCGTGCGCGGCAATACGGTCAACTACCAATGGGACGGCATGAGCCGCTTCCCCAATATCCGTGACTGCGCCGCCCTGTTCGATAAATTCTACGTTTTCGACCCTGCCGACATCAGGCCGTCTGAAAACTACCTGCCCGCCACCAATTTCTATTTCGACCACAACATCAACCTCCCCGAGACCCCGCCCAACGACATCTACTTCGTCGGTTTCCATATGGAACCGCGCCGCGCCGCCATTACCGCGTTTGCCCGCGAAACCGAAAAACTCGGTCTGAAAACCGACCTCGCCATCGGCGGCCTCGACATGTCCGAAGCCGAGCTGCGCCGCCTCTATCCCGAAAACATCCGCACCTTCATCGGCATCCGCCGTTTCGAAGACAACCTCAAAGCCGCACAACAGGCCGAAATATTGGTCGATTTCAAAACACCGGCACACAACGGCCTCTCATTCCGCCCGTTTGAAGCCCTCGGCTACCGCAAAAAACTCATCACCACCAACGCCGGAATCAAAAAATACGACTTCTACCACCCCGACAACGTATTTGTCTGGGACGGCGAACACCTCGACGGCCTTACCGAATTTATAGCACGCCCTTTACACGAATTCCCGCCCGAAATCTATCAAAAATACAGCTTCGGCAACTGGATTAACTACATTCTCGACATCGAACCGCATCAGAAAATCAGTTTGCCCGAATAAACAGCCTCAGGCCGTCTGAAACGCCTCATGAAAAAAACCGTCATCCTCGCCTGCCCGTATCTTTACGGTCTCGACCGCTGCATCGAAACCAACCTGCGTTTCCACGGCTTCGAGGTCATTAATCTTTGCTACAACAACCGCGATTCCTACTATCCCAGCCCTTTCAGCCGTCTGAAAAACCTGTATCACAAATACATTACTCATGACGGCAATTACAAAAAAGCCTTGCGCTTCAGCCGCTATCAAGCCGACATCAACCGCAAACTGATGGCATTGGGCGGCCGAAAAGCCGAGTATGCCCTCTGTATCCGCGCCAACATTTACCCCAAAGAAATCATTGCCCAAATCCGCGCGCACAGCGAAACATGCATCAACTACCAATGGGACGGTATCGACCGTTTTCCCGATATTTTCGACTACCTGCCCTATTTCGACCGCTTTTTCGTCTTCGACCGCCAAGATGCAGAAAAATACCCGCAATACGGTTTTCAGACGGCCACCAATTTCCATTTCGACTACCCGCTGCCGGAAACCGCAAACACATCGGGCGGTATCTACTTTCTCGGCGGCGACGACCCCAGCCGCGCCGCCGAAATTCTCAGCTTTATTGCAGCCGCACGCCGTCTGGATCTACCGCTGGATTTCCACATTTACAGCAAAAACGGCCGCGCCTGCCAAGTCTTCGGCGATGAAGGCATGACTTATCTTGACCGCAGCAGCATTTTAAGCTTCGAGCAAAACCTGCAAAAAGTTCAGACGGCCTCTGCCGTAACCGACTTTGTCAGCGCCGACCATCAAGGCTTGTCGTTCCGCATTTTCGATGCCATGTGTTACCGTAAAAAACTGATTACCTCCAACCCGCAGGTCGTGGCTTACGATTTTTACCATCCCGACAATATTCTGATTTGGGATAATGAAGCGGAAAGCAAACTGGCTGATTTCCTTACCCGCTCCTATCACGAGTTGCCGTCTGAAATTTACGCCAAATACGGTTTTCGCAACTGGCTGCATTACCTGTTGGATATTCCGCCTTATCAGCCGTTGGATTCCGCCTAGACAGAAAGGCCGTCTGAAAGAAACATCCGTTCCCGTTTCAGACGGTCTTTCCCCACAAAATTAGATTAAAAAACCTATTTATGCTATAAAGCCGTCTGAAGATCAACCATCAAAAAGGATTCATCATGAGCACGCAAGACCTGAGCGGCAAAATTGCCCTAGTAACCGGCGCATCACGCGGTATCGGCGCAGCGATTGCCGACACACTGGCTGCGGCCGGCGCAACGGTTGTCGGCACGGCAACCTCTGAAAGCGGCGCGGCGGCCATCAGCGAGCGTTTGACGCAATGGGGCGGTCAGGGGCGCGCGCTGAATGCGGGAGAAGAAGGCAGCATCGAAGCGCTGATTGCCGACATTGAAAAAACATTCGGCAAACTGGATATTTTGGTCAACAACGCCGGCATTACCCGCGACAACCTGTTGATGCGCATGAAAGAAGAAGAATGGGACGACATCATGCAGATCAACCTGAAATCAGTGTTCCGCGCGTCTAAAGCAGTGTTGCGCGGCATGATGAAACAGCGCGCCGGCCGCATCATCAACATCACATCGGTTGTCGGCGTAATGGGCAATGCCGGCCAAACCAACTACGCCGCCGCCAAAGCGGGCTTAATCGGTTTTTCCAAATCGCTGGCACGCGAAGCCGGCAGCCGCGGCATCACGGTCAACTGCGTGGCGCCGGGCTTCATCGACACCGACATGACCCGTGTCCTGCCTGAAGAAACGCGCAAAATGTTTGAAGCGCAAACTTCGCTGGGCAAATTCGGCGACGCGCAAGACATCGCCGATGCGGTTTTGTTTTTGGCAAGCGACCAGGCGAAATACATTACCGGCCAAACGCTGCACGTCAACGGCGGGATGCTGATGCCGTAAGATTAGAAATAATTCCGAAGTGTATTATTTTTGCAAAGGCCGTCTGAATGTTTACTTATTCAGACGGCCTTTTTATTAGATAAAACATTATCCTGCGGTGTTTCTTGCTATAATCGAAACGCCGTTTGCGTGAATGACTTCTGCATTTTTCGGCGATTTTTTCAGACGGTCTGAGCTTTTTGGAAAATCAAAAAACAGACGGTTGGATGCCGCCTGAAAAAGGGAAAACCCGCTACAGACGTTATTCCCGCGCAGGCAGGAATAACGTCTGTGAAAATTTCAGACGGTCTCTTCGGTTTTCGCAACGGTCTCAATCTGAAATTTTCGCAAGCAACAAACAGGCCGTCTGAAAACACCGCCGTCCAACCCCAAAACAACACAACAACCCGCCGCCGCATCGCCGCGCCCAACCAATCTTTCAGACGGCCTGTCCGCCGTTCTGACGTGCCGATGCCGTCTGAAACCCTACGCTACAGAAACTGCGCCCATGCCACACATCTCGCTCGCCCCCGTCGTTATCGTTCTGCTCGTTTCGGTCATCACCGTGATTTTCTGCCGCAAATTCAATGTTCCGTCCATGCTGGGCTACCTGCTGGTCGGCTTTATTGCGGGCCCGGGTATGCTGAGCCTGATTCCGAAAAGCGAGGCTACGGATTATTTGGGCGAAATCGGCATCGTGTTTCTGATGTTCAGCATCGGTCTCGAATTTTCGCTGCCCAAGCTCAAAGCCATGCGCCGTTTGGTGTTCGGATTGGGCGGTTTGCAGGTCGGCGTGACCATGCTGGCGGTGATGGGCGTTTTGATGATTGCGGGCACGCCGTTTAACTGGGCGTTTGCCGTCGGCGGCGCGCTGGCGATGTCGTCCACCGCCATCGTCAGCCGCCTGCTTTCGGAAAAGTCCGAACTTGACCAGCCGCACGGCCAGATGGCAATGGGCGTGCTGCTGATGCAGGACATCGCCGTCGTGCCGCTGATGATTTTAATCCCCGCGCTCTCTGGCGGCAGCGAAGGCAGCCTTTGGGTAGAGTTGGGTTTAGCCGCGCTGAAAATGGCGGCGATGCTGGGCATTTTGTTTGTTGTCGGCAATAAAATCATGTCGCCGTGGTTCAGACTGGTCGCCAAACGCAAATCGTCCGAACTTTTTATGATTAATGTGCTGCTGGTGACGCTGGGCGTGGCTTATCTGACCGAATCGGCCGGTCTGTCGCTGGCGTTGGGCGCGTTTGTGGCTGGAATGCTGTTGTCCGAAACCGAATACCGCTTTCAGGTGGAAGACGACATCCGTCCGTTCCGCGACATTCTGCTCGGTTTTTTCTTTATCACTGTCGGCATGAAGCTCGACATTCAGGCGCTCGGCAGCAACTGGCAGATGGTGCTGGTTTTGTTTGCCGTGTTGATTCTTCTGAAAGCGCTGGTCATTTTCCTGATTGCCCGCCGTATGCAGCACCCAAACGCCGACAGTCTGAAAGCCGCGCTGTATCTGGCGCAAGGCGGCGAATTCGGTTTCGTGATGCTGGCGGTTTCCAGCAAAATCAACATGGTTTCGCCCGCGCTGGAACAAGCCGCTACCGCGGCCATTCTGCTTTCCATGATTGCCGCGCCGTTCCTCTTGGGAAGCAGCGACAAAATCGTTTCGCTGCTGTTTAAATCCAACGATTGGGACTTAAAAGCCGTCGATTTGCACGCCATGCTGGTCGAAACCATGAGCAAATCCGAACACGTCCTCATCATCGGTTTCGGACGCGGCGGACAAACCATCGGCCGTATCCTCGCGCAGGAAAACATTCCCTACTTCGCCCTCGACCTCGACGCCGAGCGCGTCCATATCGCCCACAGCGCGGGTGAGCCGGTGGCGTTCGGTGACGCCAAACGCCGCGAAGTGCTCGAAGCCGCAGGCCTGGCACGCGCCAAAATGGTTGTTTTAACCATCAACAATATGCACGAAACCCAACACATTCTCGACAACATCATGGCGATGCACCCGGGTATGCAGGTTTACGCCCGCGCCATCGACGACGATTACGTCAAACACTTCACCGACATGGGCGCCGAAGAAGCCGTTTCCGACACCAAAGAAACCAGCCTCGCCCTCGCCGCCTACGCCATGCTCGCCAACGGCGTGCCGTACAACCGCGTTTACCAAACCCTGATGAACATCCGCCGCAGCCGTTACGCCTCGCTGGAGGATCTGTTTGTCGGCAGCGATGACGAAACCACGTTTTCCGAAGAAAGCCACAACATCAGCCGCCACGCGTTTACCCTCGTCGGCGAAGCCCACGCCATCGGCAAAAGCATCCACGAGCTGCCGACAGACCGCAAACACCTCAAACTGCTGTTTATCCGCCGCAATACCGGCCGCATCGAAAACCCCGATCCCGACTTCCGTTTCCAATCCGGCGACATTTTGGTGGTTGCCGGCCGAAAAGAAGAAATTATTTCTTTTGAAAACTGGAGTTTGCAGGGAAAAGCCTGATTCCCCGCAAATAAAACTTGCGTAACAAACGGTTTTTTGATTTAATAACGTCTTCGCAGTTTTGCGTAAACGGGTGATTAGCTCAGTTGGTAGAGCGTCTGCCTTACAAGCAGAATGTCGGCGGTTCGACTCCGTCATCACCCACCAGTTTCCCTTTCACCGCTTATGCGTTGAAATGCGCGGTGGTAGCTCAGTTGGTTAGAGTACCGGCCTGTCACGCCGGGGGTCGCGGGTTCGAGCCCCGTCCGCCGCGCCAAATTCCAAAAGTACCGTTTAACGGTGCTTTTTAATTAAGAAGTTTCGGGTGATTAGCTCAGTTGGTAGAGCGTCTGCCTTACAAGCAGAATGTCGGCGGTTCGACTCCGTCATCACCCACCAGTTTCCCTTTCACCGCTTATGCGTTGAAATGCGCGGTGGTAGCTCAGTTGGTTAGAGTACCGGCCTGTCACGCCGGGGGTCGCGGGTTCGAGCCCCGTCCGCCGCGCCAAATTTTAAAAGCACCGTTTTCTGCGGTGCTTTTTTGCACATAACGCTTACCTCTTCCTCCTAACACAAACTGTTTTTCTACCAATTTTGGTTTTAATTAATTTTTAACCGTCGATTTTTAATTCCTGACACTCACACCAAACAAAAACAGAGGCCGTCCGAAAAATATTCAGACGGCCTCTGTTTTCCGTCGGCATTACCAATCTTCTGATAAAACACGACAAAAATCAGTCAAACAAATCGCCTACTTTATCCCAAAACGACTTCTTACGTGGTGTTTGACTGCGGTCAAGACCGGTGGAGATTTTTTCAAATTCTTCCAACAGCTCTTTCTGGCGATCGGTCAGGTTGACGGGGGTTTCGACCAAAACGTGGCAGTACAAATCTCCCGTGGCGCTGGAACGCAGCGATTTGATGCCCTTGCCTTTGACGCGCATACGGCGGCCGGTTTGGGTTTCTTTCGGGATGTTGAGTTTGACTTTGCCGTCAAGCGTAGGCACTTCCACGTCGCCGCCGAGCGCGGCGACGGCGAAGCTGATGGGCAGTTCGCAATGCAGATCCAAGCCGTTGCGCTCGAAGATTTTGTGTTCTTTCACGCGCACGTTGACGTACAAATCGCCGGCGGGTGCGCCGTGTTGGCCGGGTTCGCCCTCGCCGCTCAGGCGGATGCGTTGTCCGTCGTCGATGCCGGCGGGAATGTTGACTTCCACGGTTTTACTGGTTTTGGTACGCCCTTCGCCGCGGCATTTGACGCACGGGTCTTTGATTTCGCGTCCCGTGCCGTGACAGGTCGGACAGGTCTGCTGCATCTGGAAAATCGCCTGACGGATGTGCACCGTTCCCGATCCGTGGCAGGTCGAACAGGTTGAAGCGGATGTTCCCGGCTTGGCGCCGCTGCCGTGGCAGACGTCGCATTCTTCGTAAGTCGGAATGTTGATGCGCTTTTTGATACCTTTGGCGGCCTCTTCGAGCGT
Coding sequences within it:
- the fabG gene encoding 3-oxoacyl-ACP reductase FabG, which encodes MSTQDLSGKIALVTGASRGIGAAIADTLAAAGATVVGTATSESGAAAISERLTQWGGQGRALNAGEEGSIEALIADIEKTFGKLDILVNNAGITRDNLLMRMKEEEWDDIMQINLKSVFRASKAVLRGMMKQRAGRIINITSVVGVMGNAGQTNYAAAKAGLIGFSKSLAREAGSRGITVNCVAPGFIDTDMTRVLPEETRKMFEAQTSLGKFGDAQDIADAVLFLASDQAKYITGQTLHVNGGMLMP
- a CDS encoding CgeB family protein; the encoded protein is MKKTVILACPYLYGLDRCIETNLRFHGFEVINLCYNNRDSYYPSPFSRLKNLYHKYITHDGNYKKALRFSRYQADINRKLMALGGRKAEYALCIRANIYPKEIIAQIRAHSETCINYQWDGIDRFPDIFDYLPYFDRFFVFDRQDAEKYPQYGFQTATNFHFDYPLPETANTSGGIYFLGGDDPSRAAEILSFIAAARRLDLPLDFHIYSKNGRACQVFGDEGMTYLDRSSILSFEQNLQKVQTASAVTDFVSADHQGLSFRIFDAMCYRKKLITSNPQVVAYDFYHPDNILIWDNEAESKLADFLTRSYHELPSEIYAKYGFRNWLHYLLDIPPYQPLDSA
- the dnaJ gene encoding molecular chaperone DnaJ; the protein is MSNKDYYETLGVAKGASDDDIKKAYRKLAMKYHPDRNPDNKEAEEKFKEVQKAYDTLSDKEKRAAYDQFGHAAFEQGAGGFGGAGGFGGFGGGFGGAQGFDFGDIFSQMFGGGAGGGRQPNYQGADLQVGVEITLEEAAKGIKKRINIPTYEECDVCHGSGAKPGTSASTCSTCHGSGTVHIRQAIFQMQQTCPTCHGTGREIKDPCVKCRGEGRTKTSKTVEVNIPAGIDDGQRIRLSGEGEPGQHGAPAGDLYVNVRVKEHKIFERNGLDLHCELPISFAVAALGGDVEVPTLDGKVKLNIPKETQTGRRMRVKGKGIKSLRSSATGDLYCHVLVETPVNLTDRQKELLEEFEKISTGLDRSQTPRKKSFWDKVGDLFD
- the fabD gene encoding ACP S-malonyltransferase; amino-acid sequence: MSFAFFFPGQGSQSLGMMNGFDGQAVVKATFDEASAVLGQDLWAMINGEDAEIIGQTVNTQPIMLAAGVATYRAYLETGGKAPAVVAGHSLGEYTALAAAGALDFADAVKLVRLRAELMQSAVPQGVGAMAAILGLEDEQVKTICADTAQGEVVEAVNFNSPGQVVIAGNAAAVERAMEAAKTAGAKRALPLPVSVPSHCSLMKPAADKLAEALQNVEIKTPQIRVVHNADVAAHSDAAQIKDALVRQLYSPVRWTETVNALVSDGITESAECGPGKVLAGLAKRINKEAVCTALTNSEQLAAFIEAHP
- a CDS encoding monovalent cation:proton antiporter family protein, translated to MPHISLAPVVIVLLVSVITVIFCRKFNVPSMLGYLLVGFIAGPGMLSLIPKSEATDYLGEIGIVFLMFSIGLEFSLPKLKAMRRLVFGLGGLQVGVTMLAVMGVLMIAGTPFNWAFAVGGALAMSSTAIVSRLLSEKSELDQPHGQMAMGVLLMQDIAVVPLMILIPALSGGSEGSLWVELGLAALKMAAMLGILFVVGNKIMSPWFRLVAKRKSSELFMINVLLVTLGVAYLTESAGLSLALGAFVAGMLLSETEYRFQVEDDIRPFRDILLGFFFITVGMKLDIQALGSNWQMVLVLFAVLILLKALVIFLIARRMQHPNADSLKAALYLAQGGEFGFVMLAVSSKINMVSPALEQAATAAILLSMIAAPFLLGSSDKIVSLLFKSNDWDLKAVDLHAMLVETMSKSEHVLIIGFGRGGQTIGRILAQENIPYFALDLDAERVHIAHSAGEPVAFGDAKRREVLEAAGLARAKMVVLTINNMHETQHILDNIMAMHPGMQVYARAIDDDYVKHFTDMGAEEAVSDTKETSLALAAYAMLANGVPYNRVYQTLMNIRRSRYASLEDLFVGSDDETTFSEESHNISRHAFTLVGEAHAIGKSIHELPTDRKHLKLLFIRRNTGRIENPDPDFRFQSGDILVVAGRKEEIISFENWSLQGKA